The proteins below are encoded in one region of Pseudophryne corroboree isolate aPseCor3 chromosome 8, aPseCor3.hap2, whole genome shotgun sequence:
- the ZNF628 gene encoding zinc finger protein 628 isoform X3, producing the protein MACGRLLVAMRLSPQESVIPVGSIRDIGGRCKRREKSSKMVGAQEMEIQTSSIQQQPPVQSAETSSHQYECHECGKVFKWSSRLIHHQRTHTGERPYKCSECPKAFKGSSALLYHQRSHTGERPYKCGDCGKAFKRSSLLQIHQSVHTGFQSFKCNVCGMAFKWSSHYQYHMRQHTGERPYKCNICEKAFKNSSSLRRHRNIHTGERPYVCTVCGKAFTQSTNLKQHERIHTGERPYKCGECGKSFTHSSNLLLHQRTHNGGITHKCDLCGKVFISDAFLQKHLQSHTIEQTFVQAGTEVFLTTTEDMETLEMLYKCGTCDGTFKNEDLLLEHQQSHAEEQIYSCISCDKTFKSASGLSRHQYTHSNERPYKCSICEKTFVQLSNLLMHQRTHTEEQQLIQTEAEVTCPQTIEIVQPFTATAPPETVDRPYKCTDCSKAFKGSSGLRYHMRDHTGERPYKCSECGKAFKRSSLLSIHQRVHTGVRAFKCAECGLTFKWSSHYQYHLRLHTGERPYSCTECGKTFKNTSCLRRHRQLHTGERPFACVMCGKTFTQTSNLRQHERTHTGEKPYKCEKCDKTFTHSSNLQLHQRTHSSDRPYRCTVCGKGFVMSSYLQRHLRTHATNTGGDGDLAAQTLAPLNGQVTPTSQKVQMVQDMPATLNFEVCNQPNALNSQTFFLVQVPQQNPPKFILLPSAQVLQSQQKVVPNTSNVVTIQNNTGQKNQQTKAPRKRSKQKTTNSLNFTSPNKNVLIMPNTCPKIPNLQPLQFQTIQSYPRAQTVPVGQNFIFLQNVSEQNPLQLPTMQINPSSVQKTANIQIQQVPNTQDVTIQNIPSSQEVSNIQFKTLPSSEDLSNMQTFSSSPIIPNVHIHQELSNVQLQASPTTTHISDLHIQALPESQNVSSLQESQNLIVVQNSPGEELLSTTESVESLQSMEEVQDVHFETLQTEDGLQNVLVLQNADGEQTRLCVQGVENIQGIQDVSNVQLQAMSTMQESGNAAPECQKVFIIQGSQGEQTLQVVDNYQSDQNLHLVENIQGLQVGQNQLQLGPSVQSHNTVQLPQNLQLRTVSSGQGLQAVQNVQSLQNLQSVNAGNQNVQTIQLVQKNSVQGMQHVLPFIQIVQAAPKVQLVHTF; encoded by the exons ATGGCCTGTGGGAGGCTGTTGGTTGCTATGCGCCTGTCCCCTCAGGAGAGCGTAATCCCTGTTGGGAGTATCAGAGACATTGGGGGTAGGTGTAAGAGGAGGG AAAAGTCCTCCAAAATGGTGGGAGCGCAGGAAATGGAAATTCAAACTTCGTCAATACAACAGCAGCCGCCTGTGCAGTCAGCAGAGACCAGTAGCCACCAGTACGAGTGTCATGAATGTGGCAAAGTGTTCAAGTGGTCTTCCAGACTTATTCATCACCAAAGAACTCATACTGGAGAGAGGCCGTACAAGTGTTCAGAATGTCCGAAGGCGTTTAAAGGCTCTTCAGCACTTCTCTACCACCAGAGAAGCCACACCGGGGAACGTCCTTATAAGTGTGGGGATTGCGGCAAAGCTTTCAAGCGCTCGTCTTTATTGCAGATCCACCAGAGCGTTCACACAGGGTTCCAGTCTTTCAAATGTAATGTCTGTGGAATGGCGTTCAAGTGGTCCTCTCATTATCAGTACCATATGAGGCAGCATACCGGGGAGAGGCCGTACAAATGCAACATCTGTGAGAAGGCCTTCAAAAACTCCTCCAGCTTAAGGCGACACAGGAATATTCACACAGGAGAAAGGCCTTATGTGTGCACCGTGTGCGGCAAGGCTTTTACGCAGTCCACAAACTTGAAGCAACACGAGCGTATACACACCGGAGAACGTCCCTACAAGTGCGGCGAATGTGGGAAATCCTTCACACACTCCTCCAACCTTCTCCTTCACCAGCGCACGCATAACGGCGGCATTACACACAAATGTGACTTGTGTGGCAAAGTGTTTATCTCTGACGCTTTCCTGCAAAAGCATTTGCAGTCGCACACGATTGAACAGACTTTTGTGCAAGCTGGCACGGAGGTTTTCCTGACCACTACAGAGGACATGGAGACGTTGGAGATGCTTTATAAATGTGGCACATGTGACGGGACGTTCAAGAATGAGGACTTGCTACTCGAGCACCAGCAGAGTCACGCTGAAGAGCAGATCTACTCTTGCATTTCTTGTGATAAGACGTTTAAAAGTGCCTCAGGGCTATCACGCCACCAGTATACTCACTCTAACGAAAGGCCTTATAAATGCTCCATTTGCGAGAAgacgtttgtgcagctctccaacctCTTGATGCACCAGAGGACCCACACGGAGGAGCAACAGCTGATacaaacagaggcagaggtcacatgcCCACAAACCATTGAAATTGTTCAGCCCTTTACCGCTACGGCCCCTCCGGAGACGGTAGACCGTCCATATAAATGTACGGACTGTAGTAAAGCCTTCAAAGGTTCCTCAGGGCTCCGTTACCACATGCGAGACCACACAGGAGAACGCCCTTACAAGTGTTCAGAGTGTGGAAAAGCTTTTAAGCGCTCTTCTCTGTTGTCAATCCACCAGCGAGTACACACTGGCGTGAGAGCCTTCAAATGCGCCGAGTGCGGGTTAACGTTCAAATGGTCCTCCCATTATCAGTACCACTTGCGACTACATACCGGGGAGAGGCCCTATAGTTGTACGGAGTGTGGCAAGACATTCAAAAACACCTCTTGCCTCCGCCGGCACCGGCAGCTGCACACGGGCGAGCGCCCGTTTGCCTGCGTCATGTGCGGCAAAACCTTCACTCAGACTTCGAACTTGCGTCAGCACGAGAGGACCCACACCGGGGAGAAGCCGTATAAGTGTGAAAAGTGTGACAAAACTTTTACCCATTCATCTAATTTGCAGCTACACCAGCGCACGCACTCTAGTGACAGACCTTACAGGTGCACCGTTTGCGGCAAAGGCTTTGTCATGTCCTCATATCTCCAGAGACATCTGCGTACCCATGCTACAAACACTGGAGGGGATGGGGATTTGGCTGCCCAAACACTGGCACCCCTGAATGGACAGGTCACACCCACCTCACAGAAAGTTCAAATGGTACAGGATATGCCTGCAACACTGAATTTTGAAGTCTGCAACCAACCTAACGCTTTAAATTCACAAACTTTTTTCCTGGTGCAAGTCCCACAACAGAACCCTCCAAAATTTATTCTGCTACCCTCTGCCCAAGTATTGCAGTCCCAGCAGAAGGTAGTACCCAATACTTCCAACGTAGTTACGATACAGAACAATACAGGTCAGAAAAATCAGCAGACCAAGGCTCCACGGAAGAGATCAAAGCAAAAAACAACCAATAGCCTTAATTTTACATCTCCAAACAAGAATGTTCTCATTATGCCGAATACTTGTCCGAAAATCCCCAATTTGCAGCCTCTTCAATTTCAAACGATTCAGAGCTATCCCAGAGCCCAAACGGTGCCCGTGGGTCAAAATTTCATCTTTTTACAGAATGTCTCAGAGCAAAACCCTTTGCAACTACCAACAATGCAAATAAACCCAAGTTCCGTACAGAAGACTGCAAACATACAAATTCAACAGGTACCCAATACACAGGATGTAACCATACAGAACATACCAAGCTCTCAGGAAGTGTCAAATATTCAGTTTAAAACTTTACCATCTTCAGAAGACCTGTCTAATATGCAGACCTTCTCTAGCTCCCCAATTATACCTAATGTCCATATCCACCAAGAACTATCCAATGTCCAGCTCCAGGCCAGCCCAACGACAACACACATTTCCGACCTTCACATACAGGCTCTCCCAGAATCCCAAAACGTCTCCAGCTTACAGGAGAGCCAGAACCTAATAGTTGTGCAGAATTCTCCAGGTGAGGAGCTTTTAAGCACCACGGAGAGCGTGGAAAGCTTGCAATCCATGGAAGAAGTTCAGGATGTCCACTTTGAAACCCTCCAGACGGAAGACGGTTTGCAGAACGTTTTGGTCTTACAAAATGCTGACGGGGAGCAAACACGGTTGTGTGTGCAAGGAGTGGAAAATATTCAGGGCATTCAAGATGTTTCTAATGTCCAACTTCAAGCCATGTCTACTATGCAGGAGTCTGGTAACGCTGCCCCAGAATGTCAAAAAGTATTTATTATCCAGGGCTCTCAGGGGGAGCAGACCCTCCAAGTGGTCGATAACTATCAGAGTGATCAAAATCTGCATCTAGTAGAGAACATTCAAGGATTGCAGGTTGGGCAGAACCAGCTTCAGTTGGGACCAAGCGTTCAGAGCCACAACACTGTGCAGCTTCCGCAGAACTTGCAGTTGAGGACTGTATCAAGCGGTCAAGGACTTCAAGCTGTTCAAAATGTGCAGAGCCTGCAGAATCTACAGTCCGTCAATGCAGGAAACCAGAACGTACAGACCATCCAGTTGGTCCAAAAGAATTCTGTTCAGGGAATGCAACATGTATTGCCATTTATTCAGATAGTGCAGGCTGCGCCAAAGGTACAGCTTGTCCATACGTTTTAA
- the ZNF628 gene encoding zinc finger protein 628 isoform X1, with translation MACGRLLVAMRLSPQESVIPVGSIRDIGEKSSKMVGAQEMEIQTSSIQQQPPVQSAETSSHQYECHECGKVFKWSSRLIHHQRTHTGERPYKCSECPKAFKGSSALLYHQRSHTGERPYKCGDCGKAFKRSSLLQIHQSVHTGFQSFKCNVCGMAFKWSSHYQYHMRQHTGERPYKCNICEKAFKNSSSLRRHRNIHTGERPYVCTVCGKAFTQSTNLKQHERIHTGERPYKCGECGKSFTHSSNLLLHQRTHNGGITHKCDLCGKVFISDAFLQKHLQSHTIEQTFVQAGTEVFLTTTEDMETLEMLYKCGTCDGTFKNEDLLLEHQQSHAEEQIYSCISCDKTFKSASGLSRHQYTHSNERPYKCSICEKTFVQLSNLLMHQRTHTEEQQLIQTEAEVTCPQTIEIVQPFTATAPPETVDRPYKCTDCSKAFKGSSGLRYHMRDHTGERPYKCSECGKAFKRSSLLSIHQRVHTGVRAFKCAECGLTFKWSSHYQYHLRLHTGERPYSCTECGKTFKNTSCLRRHRQLHTGERPFACVMCGKTFTQTSNLRQHERTHTGEKPYKCEKCDKTFTHSSNLQLHQRTHSSDRPYRCTVCGKGFVMSSYLQRHLRTHATNTGGDGDLAAQTLAPLNGQVTPTSQKVQMVQDMPATLNFEVCNQPNALNSQTFFLVQVPQQNPPKFILLPSAQVLQSQQKVVPNTSNVVTIQNNTGQKNQQTKAPRKRSKQKTTNSLNFTSPNKNVLIMPNTCPKIPNLQPLQFQTIQSYPRAQTVPVGQNFIFLQNVSEQNPLQLPTMQINPSSVQKTANIQIQQVPNTQDVTIQNIPSSQEVSNIQFKTLPSSEDLSNMQTFSSSPIIPNVHIHQELSNVQLQASPTTTHISDLHIQALPESQNVSSLQESQNLIVVQNSPGEELLSTTESVESLQSMEEVQDVHFETLQTEDGLQNVLVLQNADGEQTRLCVQGVENIQGIQDVSNVQLQAMSTMQESGNAAPECQKVFIIQGSQGEQTLQVVDNYQSDQNLHLVENIQGLQVGQNQLQLGPSVQSHNTVQLPQNLQLRTVSSGQGLQAVQNVQSLQNLQSVNAGNQNVQTIQLVQKNSVQGMQHVLPFIQIVQAAPKVQLVHTF, from the exons ATGGCCTGTGGGAGGCTGTTGGTTGCTATGCGCCTGTCCCCTCAGGAGAGCGTAATCCCTGTTGGGAGTATCAGAGACATTGGGG AAAAGTCCTCCAAAATGGTGGGAGCGCAGGAAATGGAAATTCAAACTTCGTCAATACAACAGCAGCCGCCTGTGCAGTCAGCAGAGACCAGTAGCCACCAGTACGAGTGTCATGAATGTGGCAAAGTGTTCAAGTGGTCTTCCAGACTTATTCATCACCAAAGAACTCATACTGGAGAGAGGCCGTACAAGTGTTCAGAATGTCCGAAGGCGTTTAAAGGCTCTTCAGCACTTCTCTACCACCAGAGAAGCCACACCGGGGAACGTCCTTATAAGTGTGGGGATTGCGGCAAAGCTTTCAAGCGCTCGTCTTTATTGCAGATCCACCAGAGCGTTCACACAGGGTTCCAGTCTTTCAAATGTAATGTCTGTGGAATGGCGTTCAAGTGGTCCTCTCATTATCAGTACCATATGAGGCAGCATACCGGGGAGAGGCCGTACAAATGCAACATCTGTGAGAAGGCCTTCAAAAACTCCTCCAGCTTAAGGCGACACAGGAATATTCACACAGGAGAAAGGCCTTATGTGTGCACCGTGTGCGGCAAGGCTTTTACGCAGTCCACAAACTTGAAGCAACACGAGCGTATACACACCGGAGAACGTCCCTACAAGTGCGGCGAATGTGGGAAATCCTTCACACACTCCTCCAACCTTCTCCTTCACCAGCGCACGCATAACGGCGGCATTACACACAAATGTGACTTGTGTGGCAAAGTGTTTATCTCTGACGCTTTCCTGCAAAAGCATTTGCAGTCGCACACGATTGAACAGACTTTTGTGCAAGCTGGCACGGAGGTTTTCCTGACCACTACAGAGGACATGGAGACGTTGGAGATGCTTTATAAATGTGGCACATGTGACGGGACGTTCAAGAATGAGGACTTGCTACTCGAGCACCAGCAGAGTCACGCTGAAGAGCAGATCTACTCTTGCATTTCTTGTGATAAGACGTTTAAAAGTGCCTCAGGGCTATCACGCCACCAGTATACTCACTCTAACGAAAGGCCTTATAAATGCTCCATTTGCGAGAAgacgtttgtgcagctctccaacctCTTGATGCACCAGAGGACCCACACGGAGGAGCAACAGCTGATacaaacagaggcagaggtcacatgcCCACAAACCATTGAAATTGTTCAGCCCTTTACCGCTACGGCCCCTCCGGAGACGGTAGACCGTCCATATAAATGTACGGACTGTAGTAAAGCCTTCAAAGGTTCCTCAGGGCTCCGTTACCACATGCGAGACCACACAGGAGAACGCCCTTACAAGTGTTCAGAGTGTGGAAAAGCTTTTAAGCGCTCTTCTCTGTTGTCAATCCACCAGCGAGTACACACTGGCGTGAGAGCCTTCAAATGCGCCGAGTGCGGGTTAACGTTCAAATGGTCCTCCCATTATCAGTACCACTTGCGACTACATACCGGGGAGAGGCCCTATAGTTGTACGGAGTGTGGCAAGACATTCAAAAACACCTCTTGCCTCCGCCGGCACCGGCAGCTGCACACGGGCGAGCGCCCGTTTGCCTGCGTCATGTGCGGCAAAACCTTCACTCAGACTTCGAACTTGCGTCAGCACGAGAGGACCCACACCGGGGAGAAGCCGTATAAGTGTGAAAAGTGTGACAAAACTTTTACCCATTCATCTAATTTGCAGCTACACCAGCGCACGCACTCTAGTGACAGACCTTACAGGTGCACCGTTTGCGGCAAAGGCTTTGTCATGTCCTCATATCTCCAGAGACATCTGCGTACCCATGCTACAAACACTGGAGGGGATGGGGATTTGGCTGCCCAAACACTGGCACCCCTGAATGGACAGGTCACACCCACCTCACAGAAAGTTCAAATGGTACAGGATATGCCTGCAACACTGAATTTTGAAGTCTGCAACCAACCTAACGCTTTAAATTCACAAACTTTTTTCCTGGTGCAAGTCCCACAACAGAACCCTCCAAAATTTATTCTGCTACCCTCTGCCCAAGTATTGCAGTCCCAGCAGAAGGTAGTACCCAATACTTCCAACGTAGTTACGATACAGAACAATACAGGTCAGAAAAATCAGCAGACCAAGGCTCCACGGAAGAGATCAAAGCAAAAAACAACCAATAGCCTTAATTTTACATCTCCAAACAAGAATGTTCTCATTATGCCGAATACTTGTCCGAAAATCCCCAATTTGCAGCCTCTTCAATTTCAAACGATTCAGAGCTATCCCAGAGCCCAAACGGTGCCCGTGGGTCAAAATTTCATCTTTTTACAGAATGTCTCAGAGCAAAACCCTTTGCAACTACCAACAATGCAAATAAACCCAAGTTCCGTACAGAAGACTGCAAACATACAAATTCAACAGGTACCCAATACACAGGATGTAACCATACAGAACATACCAAGCTCTCAGGAAGTGTCAAATATTCAGTTTAAAACTTTACCATCTTCAGAAGACCTGTCTAATATGCAGACCTTCTCTAGCTCCCCAATTATACCTAATGTCCATATCCACCAAGAACTATCCAATGTCCAGCTCCAGGCCAGCCCAACGACAACACACATTTCCGACCTTCACATACAGGCTCTCCCAGAATCCCAAAACGTCTCCAGCTTACAGGAGAGCCAGAACCTAATAGTTGTGCAGAATTCTCCAGGTGAGGAGCTTTTAAGCACCACGGAGAGCGTGGAAAGCTTGCAATCCATGGAAGAAGTTCAGGATGTCCACTTTGAAACCCTCCAGACGGAAGACGGTTTGCAGAACGTTTTGGTCTTACAAAATGCTGACGGGGAGCAAACACGGTTGTGTGTGCAAGGAGTGGAAAATATTCAGGGCATTCAAGATGTTTCTAATGTCCAACTTCAAGCCATGTCTACTATGCAGGAGTCTGGTAACGCTGCCCCAGAATGTCAAAAAGTATTTATTATCCAGGGCTCTCAGGGGGAGCAGACCCTCCAAGTGGTCGATAACTATCAGAGTGATCAAAATCTGCATCTAGTAGAGAACATTCAAGGATTGCAGGTTGGGCAGAACCAGCTTCAGTTGGGACCAAGCGTTCAGAGCCACAACACTGTGCAGCTTCCGCAGAACTTGCAGTTGAGGACTGTATCAAGCGGTCAAGGACTTCAAGCTGTTCAAAATGTGCAGAGCCTGCAGAATCTACAGTCCGTCAATGCAGGAAACCAGAACGTACAGACCATCCAGTTGGTCCAAAAGAATTCTGTTCAGGGAATGCAACATGTATTGCCATTTATTCAGATAGTGCAGGCTGCGCCAAAGGTACAGCTTGTCCATACGTTTTAA
- the ZNF628 gene encoding zinc finger protein 628 isoform X2: MVGAQEMEIQTSSIQQQPPVQSAETSSHQYECHECGKVFKWSSRLIHHQRTHTGERPYKCSECPKAFKGSSALLYHQRSHTGERPYKCGDCGKAFKRSSLLQIHQSVHTGFQSFKCNVCGMAFKWSSHYQYHMRQHTGERPYKCNICEKAFKNSSSLRRHRNIHTGERPYVCTVCGKAFTQSTNLKQHERIHTGERPYKCGECGKSFTHSSNLLLHQRTHNGGITHKCDLCGKVFISDAFLQKHLQSHTIEQTFVQAGTEVFLTTTEDMETLEMLYKCGTCDGTFKNEDLLLEHQQSHAEEQIYSCISCDKTFKSASGLSRHQYTHSNERPYKCSICEKTFVQLSNLLMHQRTHTEEQQLIQTEAEVTCPQTIEIVQPFTATAPPETVDRPYKCTDCSKAFKGSSGLRYHMRDHTGERPYKCSECGKAFKRSSLLSIHQRVHTGVRAFKCAECGLTFKWSSHYQYHLRLHTGERPYSCTECGKTFKNTSCLRRHRQLHTGERPFACVMCGKTFTQTSNLRQHERTHTGEKPYKCEKCDKTFTHSSNLQLHQRTHSSDRPYRCTVCGKGFVMSSYLQRHLRTHATNTGGDGDLAAQTLAPLNGQVTPTSQKVQMVQDMPATLNFEVCNQPNALNSQTFFLVQVPQQNPPKFILLPSAQVLQSQQKVVPNTSNVVTIQNNTGQKNQQTKAPRKRSKQKTTNSLNFTSPNKNVLIMPNTCPKIPNLQPLQFQTIQSYPRAQTVPVGQNFIFLQNVSEQNPLQLPTMQINPSSVQKTANIQIQQVPNTQDVTIQNIPSSQEVSNIQFKTLPSSEDLSNMQTFSSSPIIPNVHIHQELSNVQLQASPTTTHISDLHIQALPESQNVSSLQESQNLIVVQNSPGEELLSTTESVESLQSMEEVQDVHFETLQTEDGLQNVLVLQNADGEQTRLCVQGVENIQGIQDVSNVQLQAMSTMQESGNAAPECQKVFIIQGSQGEQTLQVVDNYQSDQNLHLVENIQGLQVGQNQLQLGPSVQSHNTVQLPQNLQLRTVSSGQGLQAVQNVQSLQNLQSVNAGNQNVQTIQLVQKNSVQGMQHVLPFIQIVQAAPKVQLVHTF, translated from the coding sequence ATGGTGGGAGCGCAGGAAATGGAAATTCAAACTTCGTCAATACAACAGCAGCCGCCTGTGCAGTCAGCAGAGACCAGTAGCCACCAGTACGAGTGTCATGAATGTGGCAAAGTGTTCAAGTGGTCTTCCAGACTTATTCATCACCAAAGAACTCATACTGGAGAGAGGCCGTACAAGTGTTCAGAATGTCCGAAGGCGTTTAAAGGCTCTTCAGCACTTCTCTACCACCAGAGAAGCCACACCGGGGAACGTCCTTATAAGTGTGGGGATTGCGGCAAAGCTTTCAAGCGCTCGTCTTTATTGCAGATCCACCAGAGCGTTCACACAGGGTTCCAGTCTTTCAAATGTAATGTCTGTGGAATGGCGTTCAAGTGGTCCTCTCATTATCAGTACCATATGAGGCAGCATACCGGGGAGAGGCCGTACAAATGCAACATCTGTGAGAAGGCCTTCAAAAACTCCTCCAGCTTAAGGCGACACAGGAATATTCACACAGGAGAAAGGCCTTATGTGTGCACCGTGTGCGGCAAGGCTTTTACGCAGTCCACAAACTTGAAGCAACACGAGCGTATACACACCGGAGAACGTCCCTACAAGTGCGGCGAATGTGGGAAATCCTTCACACACTCCTCCAACCTTCTCCTTCACCAGCGCACGCATAACGGCGGCATTACACACAAATGTGACTTGTGTGGCAAAGTGTTTATCTCTGACGCTTTCCTGCAAAAGCATTTGCAGTCGCACACGATTGAACAGACTTTTGTGCAAGCTGGCACGGAGGTTTTCCTGACCACTACAGAGGACATGGAGACGTTGGAGATGCTTTATAAATGTGGCACATGTGACGGGACGTTCAAGAATGAGGACTTGCTACTCGAGCACCAGCAGAGTCACGCTGAAGAGCAGATCTACTCTTGCATTTCTTGTGATAAGACGTTTAAAAGTGCCTCAGGGCTATCACGCCACCAGTATACTCACTCTAACGAAAGGCCTTATAAATGCTCCATTTGCGAGAAgacgtttgtgcagctctccaacctCTTGATGCACCAGAGGACCCACACGGAGGAGCAACAGCTGATacaaacagaggcagaggtcacatgcCCACAAACCATTGAAATTGTTCAGCCCTTTACCGCTACGGCCCCTCCGGAGACGGTAGACCGTCCATATAAATGTACGGACTGTAGTAAAGCCTTCAAAGGTTCCTCAGGGCTCCGTTACCACATGCGAGACCACACAGGAGAACGCCCTTACAAGTGTTCAGAGTGTGGAAAAGCTTTTAAGCGCTCTTCTCTGTTGTCAATCCACCAGCGAGTACACACTGGCGTGAGAGCCTTCAAATGCGCCGAGTGCGGGTTAACGTTCAAATGGTCCTCCCATTATCAGTACCACTTGCGACTACATACCGGGGAGAGGCCCTATAGTTGTACGGAGTGTGGCAAGACATTCAAAAACACCTCTTGCCTCCGCCGGCACCGGCAGCTGCACACGGGCGAGCGCCCGTTTGCCTGCGTCATGTGCGGCAAAACCTTCACTCAGACTTCGAACTTGCGTCAGCACGAGAGGACCCACACCGGGGAGAAGCCGTATAAGTGTGAAAAGTGTGACAAAACTTTTACCCATTCATCTAATTTGCAGCTACACCAGCGCACGCACTCTAGTGACAGACCTTACAGGTGCACCGTTTGCGGCAAAGGCTTTGTCATGTCCTCATATCTCCAGAGACATCTGCGTACCCATGCTACAAACACTGGAGGGGATGGGGATTTGGCTGCCCAAACACTGGCACCCCTGAATGGACAGGTCACACCCACCTCACAGAAAGTTCAAATGGTACAGGATATGCCTGCAACACTGAATTTTGAAGTCTGCAACCAACCTAACGCTTTAAATTCACAAACTTTTTTCCTGGTGCAAGTCCCACAACAGAACCCTCCAAAATTTATTCTGCTACCCTCTGCCCAAGTATTGCAGTCCCAGCAGAAGGTAGTACCCAATACTTCCAACGTAGTTACGATACAGAACAATACAGGTCAGAAAAATCAGCAGACCAAGGCTCCACGGAAGAGATCAAAGCAAAAAACAACCAATAGCCTTAATTTTACATCTCCAAACAAGAATGTTCTCATTATGCCGAATACTTGTCCGAAAATCCCCAATTTGCAGCCTCTTCAATTTCAAACGATTCAGAGCTATCCCAGAGCCCAAACGGTGCCCGTGGGTCAAAATTTCATCTTTTTACAGAATGTCTCAGAGCAAAACCCTTTGCAACTACCAACAATGCAAATAAACCCAAGTTCCGTACAGAAGACTGCAAACATACAAATTCAACAGGTACCCAATACACAGGATGTAACCATACAGAACATACCAAGCTCTCAGGAAGTGTCAAATATTCAGTTTAAAACTTTACCATCTTCAGAAGACCTGTCTAATATGCAGACCTTCTCTAGCTCCCCAATTATACCTAATGTCCATATCCACCAAGAACTATCCAATGTCCAGCTCCAGGCCAGCCCAACGACAACACACATTTCCGACCTTCACATACAGGCTCTCCCAGAATCCCAAAACGTCTCCAGCTTACAGGAGAGCCAGAACCTAATAGTTGTGCAGAATTCTCCAGGTGAGGAGCTTTTAAGCACCACGGAGAGCGTGGAAAGCTTGCAATCCATGGAAGAAGTTCAGGATGTCCACTTTGAAACCCTCCAGACGGAAGACGGTTTGCAGAACGTTTTGGTCTTACAAAATGCTGACGGGGAGCAAACACGGTTGTGTGTGCAAGGAGTGGAAAATATTCAGGGCATTCAAGATGTTTCTAATGTCCAACTTCAAGCCATGTCTACTATGCAGGAGTCTGGTAACGCTGCCCCAGAATGTCAAAAAGTATTTATTATCCAGGGCTCTCAGGGGGAGCAGACCCTCCAAGTGGTCGATAACTATCAGAGTGATCAAAATCTGCATCTAGTAGAGAACATTCAAGGATTGCAGGTTGGGCAGAACCAGCTTCAGTTGGGACCAAGCGTTCAGAGCCACAACACTGTGCAGCTTCCGCAGAACTTGCAGTTGAGGACTGTATCAAGCGGTCAAGGACTTCAAGCTGTTCAAAATGTGCAGAGCCTGCAGAATCTACAGTCCGTCAATGCAGGAAACCAGAACGTACAGACCATCCAGTTGGTCCAAAAGAATTCTGTTCAGGGAATGCAACATGTATTGCCATTTATTCAGATAGTGCAGGCTGCGCCAAAGGTACAGCTTGTCCATACGTTTTAA